From a single Leishmania infantum JPCM5 genome chromosome 36 genomic region:
- a CDS encoding putative protein kinase, producing MAAPSDALIKKVCNAFPATFGVDTEEDRSPAEGRLSRPFRYYLDTVLGSGTSGTVLYARRVRDDYPFAVKVMDVEGYTPQEIMRASGEVCCLLSCDYFSIVKCHEDFVYSDERNPESVSMMAMVLDYANAGDLRQEIKNRSKTNRPFAEHEAGLIFIQVLLAVHHVHSKRMIHRDIKSANILLCSNGLAKLGDFGFSKHYAATVSDDVGRTFCGTPYYVAPEIWRRRPYSKKADMFSLGVLLYELLTLKRPFDGEDIEEVMHKTLAGRFDPLPDSISKEMQTIVSALLQSEPKKRPSSKTLLNTPTCKLYISVVREIVQSGEASGFSVEQETTITRQLKQTKEELQVDRRRPPLSMEDVLRTTVKVPLSDSPDRIGFILYGGKVMKQSSDLSWKRRYVCVYGEVEKGCTLTGDVASCLVSLELVQAVSRDTLEQQCISTPFSDLEDVFPVISKYTGSDAAHAFAVAFKNGRRILFDADDDNDRDGWMRSIQSFLGIGDEDD from the coding sequence ATGGCGGCACCCAGCGACGCACTTATCAAGAAGGTGTGCAACGCGTTCCCTGCCACCTTTGGGGTAGACACCGAGGAGGACAGAAGTCCTGCCGAAGGCCGCCTCTCACGTCCCTTCCGATACTACTTGGACACGGTGCTGGGGTCTGGGACTTCGGGAACGGTGCTCTACGCCCGTCGCGTGCGCGATGATTACCCGTTCGCGGTTAAGGTGATGGACGTAGAGGGCTACACGCCGCAGGAGATCATGCGGGCGTCGGGTGAGGTGTGCTGCCTGCTCAGCTGCGACTACTTCTCGATCGTTAAGTGCCACGAAGACTTTGTGTACAGTGACGAGAGGAATCCGGAAAGCGTTTCCATGATGGCCATGGTGCTGGACTACGCCAACGCCGGTGATCTCCGCCAAGAGATCAAGAACCGAAGCAAGACGAACCGCCCTTTTGCGGAGCATGAGGCCGGCCTGATCTTTAtccaggtgctgctggccgtcCACCACGTCCACTCGAAGCGCATGATTCACCGTGATATCAAGAGTGCCAATATCCTGCTGTGCAGCAACGGTCTTGCAAAGCTTGGCGACTTCGGTTTTAGCAAGCACTACGCCGCTACCGTGAGCGACGATGTCGGCCGCACGTTCTGTGGCACCCCCTACTACGTGGCACCGGAGAtttggcggcgccgtccgtACAGCAAGAAGGCGGACATGTTCTCGCTCGGCGTGCTTCTTTACGAGCTGCTCACGCTGAAGCGTCCCTTCGACGGCGAGGATATCGAGGAGGTCATGCACAAGACACTTGCTGGCCGCTTCGATCCCCTGCCGGACAGCATTAGCAAGGAGATGCAAACAATCGTttcagcgctgctgcagagcgaaCCCAAAAAGCGGCCGTCTAGTAAGACGCTGCTGAACACACCAACGTGCAAGCTGTACATCTCTGTTGTGCGGGAGATCGTGCAGAGCGGAGAGGCCAGCGGCTTCTCCGTTGAGCAGGAAACGACCATAACGCGTCAGCTGAAGCAGACGAAGGAAGAGCTTCAGGTCGACCGCCGTCGCCCACCGCTGTCGATGGAGGATGTCCTGCGCACGACTGTGAAGGTGCCCTTGAGCGACTCACCCGATCGAATCGGTTTTATCTTGTACGGAGGCAAGGTGATGAAGCAGAGCAGTGACCTTAGCTGGAAGCGCCGCTACGTGTGCGTCTACGGCGAGGTGGAAAAGGGATGCACGCTGACAGGCGACGTGGCATCCTGTCTGGTCTCGCTCGAGCTCGTGCAAGCGGTGTCTCGTGACACTctggagcagcagtgcatTTCGACCCCTTTTTCCGACTTGGAGGATGTCTTCCCGGTGATCAGCAAGTACACGGGCTCGGATGCGGCGCACGCCTTCGCTGTGGCCTTCAAGAACGGCCGACGCATATTGTTTGACGCGGATGACGACAATGACCGAGACGGCTGGATGCGCTCCATCCAAAGCTTCCTTGGCATCGGAGACGAGGATGACTGA